The Deltaproteobacteria bacterium genome segment ATCAGGGGGATTAAAGAACGGAAATGGGGTCAGATGATTTAAATCCTCCTTCTGACCACATAATCGGCCATCTCGAAGAGGGCATCCCTCTCTGGAGAGGGAGGCAGACTCCATAACTTCTCTTTACCCCCATCTATATATTGCTGGGCCTTGGCGAAGGTGTAGTCGATGCCGTTATACTTATCAATAAAAGAAAGTGCCCTCTGCAGGCCATCAGGGGGAAGCTCATCGCTCAAGACGATCTCTTGGATCTCCTTTTTCTCCTCAGGGGTGCATTTTTTTAAGGCATAAATGAGGGGCAAGGTGATCTTCCCCTCCTTAAGATCACTGCCTGTCTCCTTCCCCAGGGCCTCCTTCTCGCCAACATAATCCAGACAATCGTCCACCAGCTGGAAGGCGATCCCCACCTGGAGCCCATAGTGGGCCATGGTCTCTTCGATCTCCAGCGGTTTCTTTCCTAAAATGGCCCCTATACGGGTTGCGGCGGATATCAGGACGGCTGTCTTGTTGATGATCAACTCCAGATTTTCTTCCTCTGTTATAGAGAGGTCAGCCGTCTTCACCAGCTCCATGGTCTCCCCTTCTGCCAGGGCGGTGGTGGCCGAGGCCAAGGTTTGCAGGATGCGTA includes the following:
- a CDS encoding polyprenyl synthetase family protein, with product MEKVLKLIQEDLQKVEEEVKNRFVSQVPLITTVAEDLISRGGKRFRPALLLLSARLCGYKGRDHIPLAVVIEFIHTATLLHDDVIDNAEVRRGSASANTLWGNEASVLVGDFLFSKSFAMMVEIGYLRILQTLASATTALAEGETMELVKTADLSITEEENLELIINKTAVLISAATRIGAILGKKPLEIEETMAHYGLQVGIAFQLVDDCLDYVGEKEALGKETGSDLKEGKITLPLIYALKKCTPEEKKEIQEIVLSDELPPDGLQRALSFIDKYNGIDYTFAKAQQYIDGGKEKLWSLPPSPERDALFEMADYVVRRRI